A segment of the Sphingomicrobium flavum genome:
TTCTCGCTTCTCCTCGGCCGTCATCTGGCTCCAGCTTTTCTGCTTGCCATCAACATAGATACCGGACGGCTGGAACGCGGCGGTCACATGCGGGACCGCAGGGGCGTGCGGTGCAACGGCAGCCGTCGGTGCCTGCAGGACAAGGCCAGGCAGGGTCGGCGCTGCCGGCGCGGCCGGTGCCTGGCCTGCTACAGGCGCAGCGGACGCGGCCGGTTCGGCGGGCACGTCGACATAATTGACGGCCTTGCTGGCGGTCAGCGGTAAGGCGATGCCGACAGCCGCGACGACCAGGACATTGCCGATCAGGCGGCGATGCTTGGGATGGGTATTCATCATGCTCTTCAATCTCCGTTTCAGGGTGCTTTCCTTGCCGAGCGCGCTGGCGAACAGCAGCGGTCGGCCCGAAGCGGCCTTGGCAATCGCCCGTCCATAGGACGCGCGGTCCTCCGGATGGCGATGCCCGGCAACGTCCAGCACCCGTGCATCGCATGCGGCTTCCTGGTCGAACCGGAAAGCGGCGTAGGATGCCCAGGCAAGTGGATTGAACCACTGGAGAGAGAGCAGGACAAAGGCGAAAAAATTGGCAATGAGGTCGCCCGATTTATGATGGGCAAGCTCGTGCGCCAGCGCCAAGCGGCGCTCGCGCGGGGAATAATCGGTCATGAAATCCGTCGGCACCGCGATCACCCGATCGAAGATGCCAAAGGCGATCGGTCCGCTTGCCGCATGGCTGCGCACGATGCGGATCGATCTCAGCCGAGAGACAGGCTCGGCATCATGGAGGATGTCGCTGCGCTGCAGGCGGTATTGCAGCATACGATGGGCGAACAGCGCCATCGCGCCGGCCATCCACGCCATCATCAGGATGACGGGCCAGCCGCCCAGCGTCTCGATCATGTCGGGCCGCGCGGCGGGGCTGGCCTCGAAGCCGGCCGTGGTGATCGGCAGCAGCGCCGGGGTGGCCGTGATCGGCTCGCTTGCCATCGGCAGCGCGGCAGGGATGATCTGGATCTCGCGCTCGATGGTGCTCGTCAACGTCGGCATCACCATGCGCGCCGCCGGGATCAGCCACAAGGCATAGGCCACGCCTGACCCGAACTGCTGGCGCACCGGCTCGCGGATGAGCAAGACCAGCGCCATCAGTGCGCTGCTTGCGATCAGCGTATCGACCAGCCAGCCGCTCATTTCTTCAGCTCCTGCAAGAGCTTCTCGATTTCGGCCACATCCTCAGGTGTCAGGGCGTCTTCGGCGGCCAGCCGCGCGATCATCGGCGACAATTTGCCACCGAACATGCGATCGACCAGCCGGCGCGATTCATGACCAACCGTGGCGGCCCGCTCGATCGCGGCATGATAGAGATAACGCCGCCCGTCCTGCACATGCCCGACCGCACCTTTGGTGACGAGGCGCGACAGCATGGTCTTGACGGTGGCCAGGCTCCACTGGCGGTCGGACGGGACGGCCTGCGCCACATCGGCCGCCGTCAACGGATCACGCGACGCCCATAGCGCCTCCATGATTTCCCACTCCGCTTCGCTGACTCGCTTGTCCATCGGGCCCACCTTTCGATTACAGAAGTAACCGACTCGATTACACCTGTAAACAATAAAGGCCCGCCGTTCGTCGAACGGAGACGGTCGCTAGCCGTCGATGCTGGTCACGGCTTTCCGGATTTCCTCGTCCAGATCGCTCAGCAATTGCTCCTTGGCGTCATCAGGAATCGTGTCGCTCAGCGCGATCTGGCGCTTGGCATTGTTGAGGAATTCCAGCCATGCCTCGTCCGTGTCGCTGTCGCTGCACAATGTTACCGCGCGCTTGTCGACATTGCCCTCGTCGTCCTTGGTCTCGACGCTGGTCCGGAAGACGCGGCCGGGGCAGTTGGACTTGATCTTCTCGATCTCCTCGACCTCCACCTCTTCCTCGGTTTCGTTGCCGTCCTGGTCGATTTTCTTGACGACGACCGTCTTCTCGACCTCTTCCTCCATCGGCGCCAGCGGGTCGGGCTGGGCATCCTGGCCCAGCGCGAAGACTTCCTCGACGGTCTTTTCAGTTGCAATGTCCTGCGCCAGCGCAGGCGTCGCCAAGATGGTCGAAGCGGCGATCAGGGTGATCAATTTCATGGCAAGTCCCTCTTGTCCCTGTGAGTTGGAGCCAGAACGGCCTCCAGCGCCTGAATGGTGGTTGAACGATCCCTAGCATCGCTGCGCGGTCAGGACGAGATGGTGCGCGCCTGCGCCAAAAGCTGTCGGAAACTTTTACGATCAAAAGCTCACAGCCAAAGCCCGCGCGACTGTTTTTGGCAGTTTTACGCCATTCTCAAAAACTGGCACGGGGTGTGCAAAGTAAGGGCTGTCCACACACTGGTTCCACAAACCAAACAAAAAGGACGGTGCAGCGATTTTCTGGTCTCGCGCACCGTCCTTTTTATTTTCGGGCTGTCTGAACCGCCTATTCGGCGGCGAGCATCTGCTTCAATTCGCCGCTTTCGAACATTTCCATCATGATGTCGGACCCGCCGACAAATTCACCCTTGATGTAGAGCTGGGGGATGGTCGGCCAGTCCGAATATTCCTTGATGCCCTGGCGGATCTCCTGGTCCTGCAGCACGTCGACCGTCTCGAACTCGGTGCCGACATGATCGAGGATCGCCACTGCACGGCTCGAAAAGCCGCATTGCGGGAACAGCTTGCTGCCTTTCATGAACAGGACGACCTCATTGGCCTTCACCAATTCGTCGATGCGGGTTTTCACGTCACTCATGTCAGTTGCTTCCTTCGGGGATTTTCGTGGTCAGCTGCAGCGCGTGCAGTTCGCCCCCCATCTTGCCCCCCAGCGCGGCATAGACCTTCTGGTGCTGGCGCACACGCGGCAGGCCGGCAAAGCTGGCGCTAGTCACCACCGCCGCCCAATGATCATTGTCACCGGCAAGGTCGGTCATCTCCACTTGGGCATCGGGGATCGCCGCCTTGATCATGGCAACAATATCTTCGGCGGGCATGGGCATGAGATTTAGCCCATGCTCTCGATGAAGTGGCGGCGTGCTTCCACGTCCTTATGCTCGATCTGCTGGCGGATCGCGGCATCGTCGATCTCGACGCCCGCGGCGGTCAGGTCACCGAGCAGCTTGCGGATGACATCTTCATCGCCGGCTTCCTCAAAGTCGGCCCGGATCACTTCCTTGGCATAGGCGTCAGCCTCGACCTCGGTCAGGCCCATTTTCTCGGCCGCCCACAGGCCCAGCAGCTTGTTGCGACGCGCCGTCACCTTGAACTGCATCTCCTCATCGCGCGCGAATTTGGTCTCGAACGCATTCTTGCGATCGTCAAAATCAGTCATGGAAGCTCCCTTTCCTATCTCGAGTGCGAGATAGGATGCAGCGGCCCATGGCGCAATGGCCCTCTAGCGCATTGTGGGAACTGGAGCCTCTTGGGTGGCAGTAACACCGTTCGCGACCCGCGCATTGCGCGCCGCGACCTGCGCCAGCGTGGCGCCGTCGCGATTGTAAATGTCGGTGCCAAAGGCCAGTTGACCATCCACGGCATTTGCCGTCAGGTAGGTGACGAAGACCGGGACCGGCTCGGGAATGACAAAGTGCTTTTCGATCTCGGCCGTATCCGGAAGATTACCATTCCATAGCCAACGCCCGAAGCGGAAAGCGTCTTCCAGCCGGATGCAGCCGTTGCTCTGATCACGCCGGTTGTCATACTTCGCCTCGAAATATTCGCGCGTTGGCGTATCGTGCAGGTAGATGCCTTCAGGGTTGGCAAAGTTGAACTTGATGTCGCCCATGGAATTGAGCGGGCTCGGCAACTGGCGGATCAGAAGATCGCCAGTCTTTTCCACTTCTGCCCAATTCACCTTCGATGCATCCAGCACGGTCGAATTGTCACCGAACTGATCCACCACCTGATATTTGTTACGGCTGAGGAAGGTCTTGTCACCACCCCTGATCTTGGTGGCGAACTTCTGAACCAGATGTGGCGGCACGTGCCAGTAAGGATTGTGCGTGGAATAATAGATCACGCTGCTGATCTCAGGTGTGTGCTGGAACGCCACGTTACGGTCACCCACCACGACCTTCATATGATCGACGACCTGGCCGTTCTCGAACATCCAGAGCCGCTGGGTCACGCTGTCGACAAGGACGAAGCGACCGCGCTGCGGAAAAGCCCGCACGCGATTGAGGCTGGCTGTAACCTTGGCCTTCTGCTCGTCGTCCAGTTCAGCGCTCAGGGCAGCCTGCTTCAGATCATCATAAAGCTTGTTGATTCGCAGCGTGCTCTTCACCATCTGCTCGAGCGAGGGCACCGCCTGGCCATTCTTGAGCAATACGCCGCGACCCATCCGCGGGGGTCGCGCCCAGTCATCACCGTATAGCACGGAAGACACAGGTGACTGCAAAAATTCCGCATAATCGAGAAAGGCATCGGTCAGCAATCGGTCTGCAGAAGCTGCTGCCGCGGCATCGCCAGCCGCCATTTGCTGTAGCAGGCCACGCGCCTGCGCCGCCAGCATCGGCCCTTCGCCAAAGCCTTCGAGGTCGGCCGTTTCCAGTAGGCCAATCAAATGGTTAGCGGCGGCCAATCCGTCAGCGTCGCTGGCCCAGTCGAGCGTGGAGGCCACGGTCGGCTGCGGTGCCATCGATGGCAGGTTGATACCGGGCTGGGGCGCATTGTCCTGCGCGGCAGCGGGTGCCATCGGCAAAGCGATGGCGGCGAAGAGCGAAAAAAGGCGGTGACTATGGTTCATAACAATGCTTATGTAGGGGCAGCCGCTGGAAAGGACAAAGGGAGATTTCATACAGCCGCCGAAACGATTAGGCGTATGTGTGACAAAAAAACAACGGCATTTCCGCCAAACTCTGCTATGTCCGCGGCCAGGGAACCCGTTTGCCTCCATTTTGTTTGGGGGCAGACATTTTGAAGAGGGGTAAGAGTATGCAAAAGGCAATTATTGCTGCACTCGCCACCACGACCATGCTTGCCACGCCTGCTGTCGCTCGCGACAACACGTGGTATGTGGGGCTCGACGGTGGTGTTATGGTCGTCGAAGACACCAACATCGATCTCGTCGATGGCAATGACGTGTTTGAAGACGCGTTCCGCCTGGACTATGACACGGGCGCCGATTTCGATCTGCGTGCCGGTTATGACTTTGGCGGCGTGCGCGGTGAAATCGAGCTCGGTTACAAGAGCGCCGACACCAGCATCATCAACATCGACCTTCCGCCCGAAGCTAGCGACTTCAGCCAGCTGGAAACCAATGGCGACGTCGAAGTTCTTTCGGCCATGATCAACGTCCTTCTGGACTTTGGTGATGATGATGGCTGGGGCGCATCCGTCGGTGGTGGTCTGGGTCTCGCCCGCATCAGCCACGATGTGGCCCTGACGCAGGACACCGCTTTCGACGATATCGACGGCACGCTGGCCTGGCAGGTCCTCGCCGAAGTTCGCAAGGCCATCAGCCCGAACCTCGACCTGGGTGTGAAGTATCGCTTCTTCAGCACCGGCGATTTCTCGTACGACGATCTGGGCCCGACCCTCGATGCAGACGGTTATCGTTCGCACTCGCTGCTGGGTAGCCTGGTGTACAACTTCGCGGCTCCGCCGCCGCCGCCTCCCCCGCCGCCTCCGCCGCCCCCGCCGCCTCCGCCGCCTCCCGCGACGCAGACGTGCCCGGACGGTTCGGTGATCCTGGCGACCGAAGCGTGCCCGGCTCCGCCGCCGCCGCCGCCGCCGCCGCCGCCGCCGCCCGTCGTGGAGCGCGGTTAAGCGTCGGGTTCGGCAACGAACCTAAGAAAAGAAGGGGTCGGTGTTCGCACCGGCCTCTTTTTTCTTGCCCCACTCACTTTTTGTGCGGCGCGGCAATATCCCGTAAATCGCGCTTTGCCGCCAAATTTTACGACCAGTCGAGCCATTGCATCGACGGGAGGAAAATTAACCGAGATTAGAATGAAACAATTCAGGTTATTGTGGTGTTGTTAGGGAACAGCAGTTTCCAAGCTGAAGGGGTAAATGCATGAATAAGTATATCTTGGCCGGTTTGGCCACGACGACCATGCTCGCAACGCCTGCCATGGCCCGGGATAATACCTGGTACGTTGGCATCGATGGTGGTGTGATGTTGGTCGACGACACCGAAGTTGATTATAGCGACGGTGTTCTGGCGGTGGATAATGCCGTCATTCTCGACAATGAACTGGGCGCCGATTTCGATCTGCGCGCCGGTTATGACTTCGGCGCCCTGCGCGGCGAAGTCGAACTTGGCTACAAGAAGGCCGACATCGACGAAGCCACCTATGATCTTGGCTTCGCAGATTTCACGACCGGTCCCGTCAACGGTGACGTCACTGCGCTGAGCGCGATGGCCAACCTGCTCCTCGACTTCGGGGATGACGATGGCTGGAGCGCGTCGGTCGGTGGTGGTGCCGGTTGGGCACGCATCACGCACGACGTGGCTCTCGCGGCCGATACGGCGTTCGACGAAAATGACAGCGGTTTTGCTTGGCAGCTCCTCGGTGAACTGCGCAAGGCTGTCAGCCCGAACCTCGATGTCGGTGTGAAGTATCGCTACTTCAACGGCCCGGACGTTGAATATGACATTGGCGGCGCCGTTCTCGACGCTGACTTCAGCTCGCATTCGCTGTTGGGCAGCCTGGTGTACAACTTTGCCGCTCCGGC
Coding sequences within it:
- a CDS encoding M56 family metallopeptidase, which produces MSGWLVDTLIASSALMALVLLIREPVRQQFGSGVAYALWLIPAARMVMPTLTSTIEREIQIIPAALPMASEPITATPALLPITTAGFEASPAARPDMIETLGGWPVILMMAWMAGAMALFAHRMLQYRLQRSDILHDAEPVSRLRSIRIVRSHAASGPIAFGIFDRVIAVPTDFMTDYSPRERRLALAHELAHHKSGDLIANFFAFVLLSLQWFNPLAWASYAAFRFDQEAACDARVLDVAGHRHPEDRASYGRAIAKAASGRPLLFASALGKESTLKRRLKSMMNTHPKHRRLIGNVLVVAAVGIALPLTASKAVNYVDVPAEPAASAAPVAGQAPAAPAAPTLPGLVLQAPTAAVAPHAPAVPHVTAAFQPSGIYVDGKQKSWSQMTAEEKREFNEGMQELREAIAEMENEKSEVRRELREAMADVQIDRAEMESDLADARRDIEEAMQDIDEEAAELRSYGIDPEAFKATIRASLASVEAIDVEKITREALASVDVAAVEASMAQAQESMRQALSEMEEHKRK
- a CDS encoding BlaI/MecI/CopY family transcriptional regulator, producing MDKRVSEAEWEIMEALWASRDPLTAADVAQAVPSDRQWSLATVKTMLSRLVTKGAVGHVQDGRRYLYHAAIERAATVGHESRRLVDRMFGGKLSPMIARLAAEDALTPEDVAEIEKLLQELKK
- the grxD gene encoding Grx4 family monothiol glutaredoxin; protein product: MSDVKTRIDELVKANEVVLFMKGSKLFPQCGFSSRAVAILDHVGTEFETVDVLQDQEIRQGIKEYSDWPTIPQLYIKGEFVGGSDIMMEMFESGELKQMLAAE
- a CDS encoding BolA/IbaG family iron-sulfur metabolism protein; amino-acid sequence: MPMPAEDIVAMIKAAIPDAQVEMTDLAGDNDHWAAVVTSASFAGLPRVRQHQKVYAALGGKMGGELHALQLTTKIPEGSN
- a CDS encoding DUF1476 domain-containing protein — encoded protein: MTDFDDRKNAFETKFARDEEMQFKVTARRNKLLGLWAAEKMGLTEVEADAYAKEVIRADFEEAGDEDVIRKLLGDLTAAGVEIDDAAIRQQIEHKDVEARRHFIESMG
- a CDS encoding L,D-transpeptidase family protein, producing MNHSHRLFSLFAAIALPMAPAAAQDNAPQPGINLPSMAPQPTVASTLDWASDADGLAAANHLIGLLETADLEGFGEGPMLAAQARGLLQQMAAGDAAAAASADRLLTDAFLDYAEFLQSPVSSVLYGDDWARPPRMGRGVLLKNGQAVPSLEQMVKSTLRINKLYDDLKQAALSAELDDEQKAKVTASLNRVRAFPQRGRFVLVDSVTQRLWMFENGQVVDHMKVVVGDRNVAFQHTPEISSVIYYSTHNPYWHVPPHLVQKFATKIRGGDKTFLSRNKYQVVDQFGDNSTVLDASKVNWAEVEKTGDLLIRQLPSPLNSMGDIKFNFANPEGIYLHDTPTREYFEAKYDNRRDQSNGCIRLEDAFRFGRWLWNGNLPDTAEIEKHFVIPEPVPVFVTYLTANAVDGQLAFGTDIYNRDGATLAQVAARNARVANGVTATQEAPVPTMR
- a CDS encoding outer membrane protein, with the translated sequence MQKAIIAALATTTMLATPAVARDNTWYVGLDGGVMVVEDTNIDLVDGNDVFEDAFRLDYDTGADFDLRAGYDFGGVRGEIELGYKSADTSIINIDLPPEASDFSQLETNGDVEVLSAMINVLLDFGDDDGWGASVGGGLGLARISHDVALTQDTAFDDIDGTLAWQVLAEVRKAISPNLDLGVKYRFFSTGDFSYDDLGPTLDADGYRSHSLLGSLVYNFAAPPPPPPPPPPPPPPPPPPPATQTCPDGSVILATEACPAPPPPPPPPPPPPVVERG
- a CDS encoding outer membrane protein — translated: MNKYILAGLATTTMLATPAMARDNTWYVGIDGGVMLVDDTEVDYSDGVLAVDNAVILDNELGADFDLRAGYDFGALRGEVELGYKKADIDEATYDLGFADFTTGPVNGDVTALSAMANLLLDFGDDDGWSASVGGGAGWARITHDVALAADTAFDENDSGFAWQLLGELRKAVSPNLDVGVKYRYFNGPDVEYDIGGAVLDADFSSHSLLGSLVYNFAAPAAPPPPPPPPPPPPPPPPAPPQTQTCPDGSVILASQMCPPPPAPPPPPPPPPRVERG